In a single window of the Pocillopora verrucosa isolate sample1 chromosome 4, ASM3666991v2, whole genome shotgun sequence genome:
- the LOC131778792 gene encoding ADP-ribosyl cyclase/cyclic ADP-ribose hydrolase, which yields MTLWSAFPSIFLLQLCLVCTDARHISLHSKRKARSQSGQVQNTTAPLFPQEPSTEWPSAQTSKRRLIPLSFANRAYQNTFNQPLFYSRQNNWLAKRYNNLWGRYPIGSISTYHPPLLPQGYNMAQNPGSRNRLAKATKLRNNADEDTKFVEGRIQEYYDQRINRNRNKWMFKPIGGTTLHLKEIFLGRCWDFIENRGKDLENPSKVDCNELWETFSKSFAFKGPCDVTSKDYALFFDLYDEKPLNDKVMFWSGTRELTHAYTRLYDRFTTLEDTLAGYLLNGLRWCGSKEDPGIDYKECPYECSKQKAFWGLAAAKLARRARGIVHVMLNGTRQHLVDRQIFPSFMDDSYLAENQLSSLPVRDVKEFRILVGHTLHHKSLERCDSLTILELQNRAKARGLKTTCFDNPYFIRHLLCLDNPGDPLCLFKVYDQDVLPEK from the exons ATGACTTTATGGAGCGCATTTCCCAGCATATTTCTCTTACAGTTGTGTCTTGTCTGTACAG ATGCCAGGCACATATCACTACACagtaaaagaaaagcaagatcCCAAAGTGGACAAGTCCAGAACACTACTGCTCCTCTATTCCCACAAGAGCCCAGCACTGAATGGCCGAGTGCTCAAACCAGCAAAAGACGCCTGATTCCCCTGTCTTTCGCAAATCGTGCGTATCAAAATACTTTCAATCAGCCGCTGTTTTACAGCAGACAAAATAACTGGCTTGCAAAGCGATACAACAATTTATGGGGGAGATACCCTATAGGCAGTATCAGTACATATCATCCACCGTTATTACCTCAAGGTTACAACATGGCTCAAAATCCAGGATCGAGAAATCGGTTAGCAAAAGCAACGAAACTTCGGAATAACGCTGATGAAGACACGAAATTTGTAGAGGGAAGAATTCAAGAATATTACGACCAGAGAATTAACAGGAACAGGAACAAATGGATGTTTAAGCCAATCGGAGGTACCACCCTGCACCTGAAAGAAATCTTCTTGGGAAGGTGCTgggattttattgaaaataggGGAAAAGATCTTGAAAACCCGTCCAAAGTGGATTGTAACGAGTTATGGGAAACGTTTTCGAAGAGTTTTGCCTTTAAAGGGCCCTGTGATGTTACTTCCAAGGATTATGCACTCTTCTTCGACTTATATGACGAGAAACCGCTGAACGACAAA GTCATGTTTTGGTCGGGAACCAGAGAACTAACACATGCGTACACCAGACTGTACGACAGATTTACAACCTTAGAGGATACATTAGCAGG ATACTTGCTGAACGGCTTGAGATGGTGTGGCAGCAAAGAGGATCCTGGGATCGACTACAAAGAGTGTCCATACGAATGTAGCAAGCAGAAAGCATTCTGGGGTCTGGCCGCCGCAAAG CTGGCGAGACGAGCAAGAGGCATTGTCCACGTCATGTTAAATGGTACAAGACAGCACCTCGTGGACAGGCAGATATTTCCTTCATTCATGGACGACAG TTATTTAGCAGAGAATCAGCTGTCAAGTCTTCCAGTACGGGATGTCAAAGAGTTTAGAATTCTTGTGGGCCATACTCTTCATCACAAATCTCT GGAAAGGTGCGATAGCTTGACTATTTTAGAGTTGCAGAATCGAGCCAAGGCAAGGGGACTGAAGACAACATGTTTTGATAATCCATA CTTTATTCGACATCTTCTGTGCTTAGACAACCCAGGGGATCCTTTGTGTCTTTTCAAGGTTTATGACCAAGATGTGTTGCcggagaaataa
- the LOC131778791 gene encoding glycine receptor subunit alpha-2, with protein sequence MLPQLIAAFFLLGNHGLAQDVKLNQSSPVTVAKPDTTTTPKSMPSSSSNFNVSQLIRDLLDGYDKRLRPNFGGPPVNVSATVFIEFIGDIDEINMEFTTIMYFRQYWKDERLKYNHKGYKKRLAFNPEMLKFIWVPDTHFPGIKDGLKHDITDTNEVVRLWPDGAVLYSMRLKITSQCPMNLINFPMDKQKCYLNIEAFSYDDQELILQWYHKNPVTVSDKIQIPSYTLTSYDHYSDTEDFSTGTYSLLTIQFDLTRRLGFHMIQIYLPCYLIVVLAWVSFWVDREQTAARIAMGITTVLTMATLIGSARTSLPKVSYVKSLEWFLMMCFLFVFSAILEYAFVSYLVFKQREEERNRVAMRKKHDEDKASEAAEVLVDNDKTPPSPGSRPSSGQEAVWIPGKSQVETVTRPGKCRGSKKPPSEDHYVRILNTVEFFSRLLFPVVFIFLNIAYWLYYGGIL encoded by the exons ATGTTGCCACAGCTTattgcagctttttttttgcTGGGAAATCACGGGCTTGCCCAGGACGTTAAATTGAATCAGTCCAG TCCCGTGACCGTTGCAAAGCCTGATACTACGACAACTCCGAAGTCAATGCCAAGTTCATCTAGTAATTTCAATGTAAGCCAACTGATACGTGATCTTCTCGACGGTTATGACAAGAGACTTCGCCCTAACTTTGGAG GTCCCCCAGTCAATGTGTCTGCGACTGTCTTCATTGAGTTCATCGGTGATATCGATGAAATCAACATG GAATTTACGACAATCATGTACTTCCGTCAATACTGGAAAGACGAGCGTTTGAAATACAACCACAAAGGATACAAAAAGAGACTTGCTTTTAATCCTGAAATGCTCAAGTTCATCTGGGTTCCGGATACACATTTTCCTGGAATCAAGGACGGGCTTAAACACGACATCACAGACACCAATGAAGTGGTCCGACTGTGGCCTGATGGTGCCGTTCTGTATAGCATGAG GCTGAAAATAACATCACAGTGCCCGATGAACCTGATAAATTTCCCAATGgataaacaaaaatgttatCTAAACATTGAAGCTT TCAGTTACGATGATCAAGAGTTGATCCTTCAATGGTATCACAAAAACCCTGTGACGGTGTCAGACAAAATTCAGATCCCCAGCTACACTTTGACATCTTATGATCATTATTCAGACACTGAGGACTTCTCGACTG GAACTTACTCACTCTTAACTATTCAATTTGATTTGACTCGTCGATTGGGATTCCACATGATTCAG ATTTACTTGCCGTGTTACTTAATTGTGGTCCTGGCTTGGGTCAGTTTCTGGGTTGATCGCGAACAAACCGCCGCCAGGATTGCCATGGGAATAACTACTGTTCTTACCATGGCAACGCTGATTGGTAGTGCCAGGACTTCTCTACCAAAG GTTTCGTACGTTAAGTCCTTGGAATGGTTTCTTATGATGTGCTTTCTGTTCGTGTTTTCCGCCATCTTGGAATACGCCTTTGTGTCTTATCTGGTGTTCAAGCAGCGAGAGGAAGAGCGAAACAGGGTTGCAATGAGGAAGAAACATGACGAG GACAAAGCTTCCGAAGCAGCAGAGGTATTGGTCGATAATGACAAAACGCCTCCGTCGCCTGGTAGCCGCCCCTCTTCAGGTCAAGAGGCGGTCTGGATACCAGGGAAATCTCAGGTGGAGACTGTGACGAGACCGGGCAAGTGCCGAGGCTCCAAGAAGCCTCCATCAGAGGATCACTATGTCAGGATTCTCAATACTGTGGAGTTTTTCTCCAGGCTGCTGTTTCCAGTGGTGTTTATCTTTCTGAATATCGCTTACTGGCTCTACTACGGAGGAATCCTGTAA